In uncultured Bacteroides sp., the following proteins share a genomic window:
- a CDS encoding DUF4221 family protein: protein MIRISTWGLLICLFFSTGCKSEHKYVLQPVNEYKEYIIDAESELSTSNLYTFEDHGKEYLTFPVHNKRAILIYDLVSGKLVHNFFFNVAPPRGIGTELYGYYAKDLGHIYVPDFMQKVIYETDTTGVFKKIINFSTTDDGLNPMRAYYNNLHNVQLTFIGNKLYIPQQMNANLGSSCVEKSPIGITVDTVNGDVRKLPMNFPPLITSKELRNCIEGSLPYSETFDGKRFIYSFSMDENLYVVSPDHQKIQKIKAKSSDIPELKFRKIPSDFSKTLKTTCEMATYGNIIYDKYRQVYYRFAYPESKLADNEDYLKILNSGKKEFSIIILDKNFNILGETKFPPFTYLPHIFFISKDGLYLSVNHFKREDFCDWKLRFQKIELIK, encoded by the coding sequence ATGATTAGAATATCTACCTGGGGATTGCTTATTTGTCTATTTTTTAGTACAGGATGCAAATCGGAACACAAGTATGTTTTGCAGCCCGTAAACGAATATAAAGAGTATATAATAGATGCTGAGTCTGAACTCTCGACTTCGAATCTCTACACTTTCGAAGATCATGGAAAAGAGTATCTTACTTTTCCTGTTCACAACAAAAGAGCCATATTGATTTATGATCTGGTGTCTGGAAAGTTAGTTCACAATTTCTTTTTCAATGTAGCTCCTCCCCGGGGGATAGGGACAGAACTTTATGGCTATTATGCAAAAGATCTGGGGCATATCTATGTTCCTGACTTTATGCAAAAAGTAATTTATGAAACTGACACCACCGGCGTTTTCAAAAAAATAATTAATTTCAGTACTACTGATGACGGCCTGAACCCTATGCGTGCATACTATAATAATCTGCATAATGTTCAGCTAACTTTTATAGGCAATAAGCTCTATATACCCCAACAAATGAACGCCAATCTAGGTAGCTCATGTGTAGAAAAGAGTCCGATAGGTATAACTGTAGATACGGTGAACGGAGATGTTCGTAAGCTACCCATGAATTTTCCACCTCTTATTACTTCGAAGGAACTAAGGAACTGTATAGAAGGAAGCCTGCCTTATAGCGAAACATTCGATGGAAAACGCTTTATTTACTCTTTCAGTATGGACGAAAATCTGTATGTAGTCTCCCCAGATCATCAGAAGATACAAAAGATAAAAGCCAAAAGTTCAGATATACCTGAATTAAAATTCAGAAAGATCCCATCTGATTTTTCTAAAACATTGAAAACAACTTGCGAAATGGCTACTTACGGAAACATTATCTATGATAAATATCGTCAGGTTTACTATCGCTTTGCTTATCCCGAATCAAAATTGGCAGACAATGAGGACTACTTAAAGATTTTAAACTCTGGTAAGAAAGAGTTTTCAATCATTATTCTGGATAAAAACTTCAATATTTTAGGTGAGACCAAATTTCCTCCATTCACGTATTTGCCCCATATCTTTTTTATTAGTAAGGATGGCCTTTATTTGAGTGTTAATCATTTTAAACGAGAAGATTTCTGTGACTGGAAACTTCGTTTTCAGAAAATTGAGTTGATAAAATAA